Proteins encoded in a region of the Pseudomonas denitrificans (nom. rej.) genome:
- a CDS encoding DUF2252 domain-containing protein yields the protein MDSPKKAPSKKAGASESAVQFRSREERLDAGRRLRQKIPRESHGKWKSPGRQRDVIAILEKSNRDRLKDLVPIRYGRMLRSPFTFLRGSAALMAHDLAGLPHIGVKVQACGDCHLLNFGFFATPERNLVFDLNDFDETLPAPWEWDIKRLAVSFAVAARSSSIADARAREIAMTCVRAYRENLRSYSRMSPLEVWYSRLDTQALLDMAPDAKARKFRQQLFDRARERVVESAFPKIAEQVAGQPRIIDQPPIIYHVAEADFMQRVLSSLADYRGSLSDDRRVLFERYRLVDAAVKVVGIGSVGTRCFIALLFSEENHPLILQFKESCRSVLEPYAGKCQYRHQGQRVVMGQRLMQSSSDIFLGWMRSPAGRDYFVRQLRDMKLSVPVERISAVQLERYADICGLTLARAHAKSGDAASISGYLGKGDAFDKAIGDFALLYADQTERDHDALVKAARSGRVKVLMEEE from the coding sequence ATGGACTCCCCGAAGAAAGCCCCCAGCAAGAAAGCCGGTGCCTCCGAATCTGCCGTGCAGTTCCGCTCCCGCGAGGAGCGCCTGGACGCCGGCCGGCGCCTGCGGCAGAAGATTCCCCGCGAAAGCCATGGCAAATGGAAGTCGCCCGGGCGACAGCGCGATGTCATCGCCATCCTGGAAAAGTCCAACCGCGACCGCCTCAAGGACCTGGTGCCGATCCGCTACGGGCGCATGTTGCGCAGTCCGTTCACCTTCCTGCGGGGTTCGGCTGCACTGATGGCCCATGATCTCGCCGGGCTTCCGCATATCGGCGTGAAGGTGCAGGCGTGCGGCGACTGCCATCTGCTCAACTTCGGATTTTTCGCGACCCCCGAGCGCAACCTGGTCTTCGATCTCAACGACTTCGACGAAACCCTGCCTGCGCCCTGGGAATGGGACATCAAGCGCCTGGCGGTGAGTTTCGCGGTGGCTGCCCGCAGTAGCAGCATCGCCGATGCTCGCGCCCGCGAAATTGCCATGACCTGCGTGCGGGCCTACCGCGAGAACCTGCGCTCCTATTCGCGCATGAGCCCGCTGGAGGTCTGGTACTCGCGCCTGGATACCCAGGCCCTGCTGGACATGGCGCCCGATGCCAAGGCGCGCAAGTTTCGCCAGCAGCTGTTCGACCGAGCCCGCGAACGGGTGGTGGAAAGCGCCTTCCCGAAGATCGCCGAGCAGGTGGCCGGCCAGCCGCGCATCATCGACCAGCCGCCGATCATCTACCACGTCGCTGAAGCGGACTTCATGCAGCGCGTACTGAGCAGCCTGGCGGACTACCGCGGCAGCCTGTCGGACGATCGCCGGGTGCTGTTCGAGCGTTACCGCCTGGTCGACGCAGCAGTGAAGGTGGTCGGCATCGGCAGCGTCGGCACGCGTTGCTTCATCGCGCTGCTGTTTTCCGAGGAGAACCACCCGCTGATCCTGCAGTTCAAGGAGTCCTGCCGCTCGGTACTCGAGCCTTACGCTGGCAAGTGCCAGTACCGCCACCAGGGGCAGCGTGTGGTGATGGGCCAGCGCCTGATGCAGTCCTCCAGCGATATCTTCCTTGGCTGGATGCGCAGCCCGGCCGGGCGCGACTACTTCGTCCGGCAGCTGCGCGACATGAAACTGTCGGTGCCGGTGGAACGCATCAGTGCCGTGCAACTGGAGCGCTACGCCGATATCTGTGGGCTGACCCTGGCCCGCGCCCACGCCAAGTCCGGCGACGCCGCGAGCATCAGCGGCTACCTGGGCAAGGGCGACGCCTTCGACAAGGCGATAGGCGACTTCGCCTTGCTCTATGCCGACCAGACCGAACGCGACCACGACGCGCTGGTCAAGGCCGCGCGCAGCGGGCGAGTAAAGGTGTTGATGGAGGAAGAGTAG
- a CDS encoding thiolase — MNSSLRGKTAIVGIGSAGIGEAHGFSAMELLGQASLKAIADAGLKLSDVDAVFSATSSHAFPTLSVCEYLGIKPRFVDGTNVGGSSFEWHLLQATLALQAGLCDVALICYGSNQRTAGGKLVSMSEPQWHETAYKPRHPITSYALAASRHMHQYGTTREQLAEVALAARGWANLNPEAFARGPLSMDDVLGARMVSDPLSAADCCLVTDGAGACVLVRADRARDLPNKPAYFLGAGGAQWHRSVVCMPDLTVTAASESGPRAMQMAGVSHADVDLVMLYDAFTINTILFLEDLGFCPKGEGGRFVQGGRIAPGGELAVNTNGGGLSCVHPGMYGMFLILEAVTQIRGQAGARQLKKADIALLHGNGGTLSSQVTAFLGSESAL, encoded by the coding sequence ATGAATTCGTCCCTTCGCGGCAAGACCGCCATCGTCGGCATCGGCAGCGCCGGAATCGGCGAAGCCCACGGCTTCAGCGCCATGGAACTGCTCGGCCAGGCTTCGCTGAAAGCTATCGCCGATGCCGGGCTGAAACTCTCCGACGTCGATGCGGTGTTCTCCGCCACCAGCTCCCATGCGTTCCCGACGCTGTCGGTATGCGAGTATCTGGGCATCAAGCCCAGGTTCGTTGACGGCACCAACGTCGGCGGTTCCAGCTTCGAATGGCACCTGCTGCAGGCCACCCTGGCGCTGCAGGCCGGGCTGTGCGACGTGGCGTTGATCTGCTATGGCTCCAACCAGCGCACCGCCGGCGGCAAGCTGGTGTCGATGAGCGAGCCGCAGTGGCACGAGACGGCCTACAAGCCGCGCCACCCGATCACCTCCTATGCGCTGGCGGCCAGCCGGCACATGCACCAGTACGGCACCACCCGCGAGCAGCTGGCGGAAGTGGCGCTGGCGGCGCGCGGCTGGGCCAACCTCAACCCGGAGGCCTTTGCCCGCGGCCCGCTGAGCATGGACGACGTGCTGGGCGCACGGATGGTCAGCGACCCGCTGAGCGCCGCCGACTGCTGCCTGGTGACCGATGGCGCCGGCGCCTGCGTGCTGGTCCGTGCGGACCGTGCCCGTGACCTGCCGAACAAACCGGCCTACTTCCTCGGTGCCGGCGGCGCGCAATGGCACCGTTCGGTAGTGTGCATGCCGGACCTGACTGTCACCGCCGCCTCGGAAAGCGGCCCGCGCGCCATGCAGATGGCCGGCGTGAGCCACGCTGACGTCGACCTGGTGATGCTCTACGACGCCTTCACCATCAACACCATCCTGTTCCTCGAAGACCTCGGCTTCTGCCCGAAGGGCGAGGGCGGGCGGTTCGTCCAGGGCGGGCGTATCGCTCCCGGCGGCGAGCTGGCGGTGAACACCAATGGTGGTGGGCTGTCGTGCGTGCATCCGGGGATGTACGGGATGTTCCTGATCCTTGAAGCAGTGACGCAGATACGCGGCCAGGCCGGCGCGCGGCAATTGAAGAAGGCCGATATCGCGCTGCTGCATGGCAACGGCGGGACGCTGTCGAGCCAGGTCACGGCGTTCCTGGGGAGTGAATCGGCGCTTTGA
- a CDS encoding electron transfer flavoprotein subunit beta/FixA family protein yields MKVLVAVKRVVDYNVKVRVKADHSGVDLANVKMSMNPFCEIAVEEAVRLKEKGVASEIVVVSVGPSGAQEQLRTALALGADRAVLVESNDELNSLAVAKALNALVDKEQPQLVILGKQAIDSDNNQTGQMLAALTGYAQGTFASKVEVAGDKVNVTREIDGGLQTVALNLPAIVTTDLRLNEPRYASLPNIMKAKKKPLETLTPDALGVSTASTVKTLKVEAPAARSAGIKVKSVAELVEKLKNEAKVI; encoded by the coding sequence ATGAAAGTCCTCGTAGCCGTCAAGCGCGTGGTCGATTACAACGTCAAGGTCCGCGTCAAGGCGGACCACTCCGGCGTCGATCTGGCCAACGTCAAGATGTCCATGAACCCCTTCTGCGAAATCGCCGTGGAAGAGGCCGTACGCCTGAAAGAGAAAGGCGTCGCCAGCGAGATCGTGGTGGTCTCGGTCGGCCCCAGTGGCGCGCAGGAGCAACTGCGTACCGCATTGGCGCTGGGCGCCGACCGTGCAGTGCTGGTCGAGAGCAATGACGAACTGAACTCGCTGGCTGTCGCCAAGGCCCTGAATGCCCTTGTCGACAAGGAGCAGCCGCAGCTGGTCATCCTCGGCAAGCAGGCCATCGACAGCGACAACAACCAGACCGGCCAGATGCTGGCTGCGCTGACCGGCTACGCCCAGGGCACCTTCGCCTCCAAGGTCGAAGTTGCTGGCGACAAGGTCAACGTCACCCGTGAAATCGACGGCGGCCTGCAGACCGTTGCCCTGAACCTGCCGGCCATCGTCACCACCGACCTGCGCCTGAACGAGCCGCGCTACGCGTCGCTGCCGAACATCATGAAGGCGAAGAAGAAGCCGCTGGAAACCCTCACTCCTGATGCGCTGGGCGTCTCCACGGCCTCCACCGTGAAAACCCTCAAGGTCGAAGCGCCCGCCGCGCGCAGTGCCGGCATCAAGGTGAAATCGGTGGCCGAACTGGTCGAGAAACTGAAGAACGAGGCGAAAGTAATCTGA
- a CDS encoding Zn-ribbon domain-containing OB-fold protein, whose product MAENPPAAAPVGPEAQYQRFLQQGRFMIQRSASTGRHVFYPRVAVPGSGETDLEWVEAAGTGRIYAITVNRSRNASHNVALIDLDEGVRLMSRIEGRETAPIGSRVKARVIEEDGQALVVFDVIEEVQA is encoded by the coding sequence ATGGCCGAGAATCCCCCAGCCGCCGCGCCCGTCGGACCGGAAGCGCAGTACCAGCGGTTCCTCCAGCAGGGCCGTTTCATGATCCAGCGCAGCGCTTCCACTGGTCGCCATGTGTTCTACCCGCGCGTGGCCGTCCCCGGCAGCGGCGAGACCGACCTGGAATGGGTCGAGGCTGCCGGCACCGGGCGCATCTACGCCATCACCGTTAACCGCTCGCGCAATGCCAGCCACAACGTGGCGCTGATCGATCTCGACGAAGGCGTGCGCCTGATGTCGCGCATCGAAGGCCGGGAAACCGCGCCCATCGGCAGCCGCGTCAAGGCGCGGGTGATCGAGGAAGACGGGCAGGCGCTCGTGGTGTTCGACGTGATCGAAGAGGTGCAGGCATGA
- the potE gene encoding putrescine-ornithine antiporter, with protein MEASGKKMTLTGLTTLVAVNMMGSGIIMLPTSMAQLGAISLLSWIITAIGSMAIAYCFAQCGIYCTRSGGMSAYTEEAHGKSAFFLCSYLYFLSLAIGNVAIAISAVGYLTPFIPWLGTGAMPLFIGSVALIWLTTLANFGGPKVTGQIGSITVWGVIIPVAGLSIIGWFWFDRQVFDAAWNPNNIAMGDAITQSIPLTLWAFLGMESAAQNSDAVENPKRNVPLACLLGTLGAAVVYVLSTTVIMGIVPNPELANSSAPFAFVYARMFNPVVGNIIMALAVMACVGSLLGWQFTLAQTAKVTADQHMFPRLFSKVTLLGAPILGLVANAALQSAMAVSTISPNASEQFGKLVSLAAVTNIVPYITALSALLVIMQKAGVTGFPHHRNVAALLIAMAYSFYALYASGMEAVFGGMLVTAVGYLMFGYIADRFIDPQAKLNVEARP; from the coding sequence ATGGAAGCATCCGGCAAGAAGATGACCCTGACCGGGCTCACCACCCTGGTCGCGGTCAACATGATGGGGTCGGGCATCATCATGCTGCCCACCAGCATGGCGCAGCTGGGGGCGATCTCCCTGCTGTCCTGGATCATCACCGCCATCGGCTCGATGGCCATCGCCTACTGCTTCGCCCAGTGTGGCATCTACTGCACCCGCTCGGGCGGCATGTCGGCGTACACCGAGGAAGCCCACGGCAAGTCGGCGTTCTTCCTCTGCTCCTACCTGTATTTCCTGTCGCTGGCCATCGGCAACGTGGCTATCGCCATCTCCGCAGTGGGCTACCTGACACCCTTCATTCCCTGGCTGGGAACCGGCGCCATGCCGCTGTTCATCGGTAGCGTGGCGCTGATCTGGCTGACAACGCTGGCCAACTTCGGTGGCCCCAAGGTGACCGGGCAGATCGGCTCCATCACGGTCTGGGGGGTGATCATCCCGGTGGCGGGCCTGTCGATCATTGGCTGGTTCTGGTTCGACAGGCAGGTGTTCGACGCTGCCTGGAATCCGAACAACATCGCCATGGGCGACGCGATCACCCAGAGCATTCCGCTGACCCTCTGGGCCTTCCTCGGCATGGAGTCGGCGGCGCAGAACTCCGACGCCGTGGAGAACCCCAAGCGCAACGTGCCGCTGGCCTGCCTGCTGGGCACCCTGGGTGCGGCGGTGGTCTACGTGCTGTCGACGACGGTGATCATGGGCATAGTGCCGAACCCGGAGCTGGCCAATTCCAGCGCGCCGTTCGCCTTCGTCTATGCGCGGATGTTCAATCCGGTGGTGGGCAACATCATCATGGCGCTGGCGGTGATGGCCTGCGTCGGTTCGCTGCTGGGCTGGCAGTTCACCCTGGCACAGACGGCCAAGGTCACCGCCGACCAGCACATGTTCCCCCGCCTGTTCAGCAAGGTGACGCTGCTCGGCGCACCGATCCTCGGGCTGGTGGCCAACGCCGCGCTGCAGAGCGCCATGGCGGTGTCGACCATCTCGCCCAACGCCTCGGAGCAGTTCGGCAAGCTGGTCAGCCTGGCCGCGGTGACCAACATCGTGCCGTACATCACCGCGCTGTCGGCGCTGCTGGTGATCATGCAGAAGGCCGGAGTGACCGGCTTCCCGCACCACCGCAACGTGGCGGCGTTGCTGATCGCCATGGCCTACAGCTTCTATGCGCTGTACGCCTCGGGGATGGAAGCGGTGTTCGGCGGCATGCTGGTCACGGCGGTGGGCTACCTGATGTTCGGCTACATTGCCGACCGCTTCATCGATCCGCAGGCGAAGCTCAACGTGGAGGCCCGGCCATGA
- a CDS encoding acyl-CoA dehydrogenase family protein, whose product MDFKLTEEQQMLQDTAARLVRDAYGFEQREAFRRSELGYSADFWRQLGELGLTGVSLPEAYGGFGGGVDSMLVHTELGRGLCLEPYLQSVVFAGGLLAQLGSDAQKDQLLTRVASGELQLAVAFEEPQSHYELNSVATRAEPVNGGWRLSGRKVAVIGGHSAGLILVSARVAGGEQDEQGIGLFFLDPNEAGVKRRVYPTANGLKACELYLDGAFVASEHVLGEPGEAFDALRYQQGRAIAAQCAEAVGAMEATCELTLDYLKTRKQFGVAIGSFQVLQHRMVDMRAELDQASSMVILAACVADQPDSAERSRALAAAKYITVRAGRLISEQCIQLHGGIGLTDEYLGSHYAKHLVMISHQFGDDDHHLQAFSQMMDVA is encoded by the coding sequence ATGGACTTCAAACTCACTGAAGAGCAGCAGATGCTGCAAGACACGGCGGCGCGTCTGGTACGTGACGCCTACGGATTCGAACAGCGCGAGGCTTTTCGCCGTAGCGAGCTGGGCTACAGCGCCGACTTCTGGCGCCAGCTCGGCGAGCTGGGCCTGACCGGCGTGTCCCTGCCCGAAGCCTACGGCGGCTTCGGCGGCGGCGTGGACAGCATGCTGGTGCACACCGAGCTGGGCCGCGGCCTGTGCCTGGAGCCTTACCTGCAATCGGTGGTATTCGCCGGCGGCCTGCTGGCCCAACTGGGCAGCGACGCGCAGAAGGACCAGCTGCTGACCCGCGTCGCCAGTGGCGAGCTGCAACTGGCGGTGGCCTTCGAGGAACCGCAAAGCCATTACGAACTGAACAGCGTGGCCACCCGCGCCGAGCCGGTGAACGGCGGCTGGCGTCTGAGCGGGCGCAAGGTCGCGGTGATCGGCGGGCACAGCGCCGGGCTGATCCTGGTCTCGGCTCGCGTGGCCGGCGGCGAGCAGGACGAGCAGGGCATCGGCCTGTTCTTCCTCGATCCGAACGAGGCGGGCGTGAAGCGCCGCGTCTACCCGACCGCCAACGGCCTCAAGGCCTGCGAGCTGTACCTGGACGGTGCCTTTGTCGCCAGCGAGCACGTGCTGGGCGAACCCGGCGAAGCCTTCGATGCGCTGCGCTACCAGCAGGGTCGCGCCATCGCCGCGCAGTGCGCCGAGGCGGTCGGCGCCATGGAAGCCACCTGCGAGCTGACCCTGGACTACCTGAAGACCCGCAAGCAGTTCGGCGTCGCCATCGGCTCCTTCCAGGTGCTGCAGCACCGCATGGTGGACATGCGCGCCGAACTGGACCAGGCCAGCAGCATGGTGATCCTCGCCGCCTGCGTCGCCGACCAGCCCGACAGCGCCGAACGCAGCCGCGCCCTGGCTGCCGCCAAGTACATCACGGTCCGCGCCGGCCGCCTGATCTCCGAGCAGTGCATCCAGCTGCACGGCGGCATCGGCCTCACCGACGAATACCTGGGCTCGCACTACGCCAAGCACCTGGTGATGATCAGCCACCAGTTTGGCGACGACGACCATCACCTGCAGGCGTTCAGCCAGATGATGGACGTGGCCTAG
- a CDS encoding NAD(P)H-dependent flavin oxidoreductase: MKTRITELLGIRYPIIQGGMMWVGRAEMAAAVSNAGGLGILTALTQPTPEALGEEIERCRTLTDKPFGVNLTLLPSINPPPYERYLDVIIASGVKVLETAGNNPGEFIARAKAAGMTVIHKCVAVRHALKAQSLGVDAVSIDGFECAGHPGEDDVPGLVLIPLAARRLQVPVIASGGIADGEGMAAALALGAEGVNMGTRFCATQEAPIHENIKRALVGATERDTRLIFRTLHNTARVLRNPISEEVVSIEKRGNAQFEDIRHLVAGARGRAALESGEADDGIVTAGQCVGLIDDIPSCAELLQRMVRDCRASLQRAQRYAGSEA; the protein is encoded by the coding sequence ATGAAGACACGCATTACCGAACTGCTCGGCATCCGCTACCCGATCATCCAGGGCGGCATGATGTGGGTCGGTCGCGCCGAGATGGCCGCCGCCGTTTCCAACGCCGGCGGGCTGGGCATCCTCACCGCGCTGACGCAGCCGACCCCGGAGGCGCTGGGTGAGGAAATCGAGCGCTGCCGGACCCTCACCGACAAGCCTTTCGGCGTGAATCTGACGCTGCTGCCGTCGATCAATCCGCCGCCGTACGAGCGCTACCTGGACGTGATCATCGCCAGCGGCGTGAAGGTGCTGGAGACCGCCGGCAACAATCCCGGCGAATTCATCGCCCGCGCCAAGGCCGCCGGCATGACGGTGATCCACAAGTGCGTGGCCGTGCGCCATGCGCTGAAGGCGCAGAGCCTGGGGGTGGACGCGGTGTCCATCGACGGTTTCGAGTGTGCCGGGCATCCGGGCGAGGACGACGTGCCCGGCCTGGTACTGATCCCGCTGGCGGCACGCCGCCTGCAGGTGCCAGTGATCGCTTCCGGCGGCATCGCCGATGGCGAAGGCATGGCTGCCGCCCTGGCCCTGGGCGCCGAAGGGGTGAACATGGGCACGCGTTTCTGCGCCACCCAGGAGGCGCCGATCCACGAGAACATCAAGCGCGCGCTGGTGGGCGCCACCGAGCGCGACACCCGGTTGATCTTCCGCACCCTGCACAACACCGCGCGGGTACTGCGCAACCCGATCTCCGAGGAAGTGGTCAGCATCGAGAAGCGTGGCAATGCGCAATTCGAGGACATCCGCCACCTGGTGGCCGGTGCCCGCGGCCGCGCGGCGCTGGAGAGCGGCGAGGCGGACGACGGCATCGTCACCGCCGGGCAGTGCGTCGGCCTGATCGACGACATCCCCAGCTGCGCCGAGCTGCTGCAGCGCATGGTCCGTGACTGCCGGGCCAGCCTCCAGCGAGCCCAGCGTTACGCGGGGAGCGAAGCATGA
- a CDS encoding Zn-dependent alcohol dehydrogenase gives MKAAVLRQPGTPLSIEEVAIGKPGPREVLIRTRAVGLCHSDLHFIEGAYPWPMPVILGHEAAGVVEQVGSEVRSVKPGDHVVTCLSAFCGHCPHCVSGHLSLCVSPETKRGKHDEPRLSEVTSLKPVNQFMNLSAFAEQMLVHENACVAIRRDMPLDRAAVLGCAVITGTGAVFNTAQVRPGETVAVIGCGGIGLSTLNGAALAGAGRIIAIDRLDSKLELAKTFGATDVINAADGDAVQQVLELTRGGVQHAFECIGLKQTAEQAFAMLARGGSATVIGMIKPGVKLELSGLDFLAERRIQGSFMGSNRFPVDLPRLVDFYLQGRLKLDELISQRIGLEQINQGFDELRRGELARSVIVFDQ, from the coding sequence ATGAAAGCTGCTGTACTGCGCCAACCGGGCACGCCGCTGTCCATCGAGGAAGTTGCCATCGGCAAGCCCGGCCCGCGCGAAGTGCTGATCCGCACCCGCGCCGTGGGCCTTTGCCATTCCGACCTGCATTTCATCGAAGGTGCCTACCCCTGGCCGATGCCGGTGATCCTCGGGCACGAGGCCGCCGGCGTCGTCGAGCAGGTGGGCTCGGAAGTTCGTTCGGTGAAGCCGGGCGACCACGTCGTCACCTGCCTCTCGGCCTTCTGCGGGCATTGCCCGCACTGCGTTTCCGGACACCTGTCGCTGTGCGTGTCGCCGGAGACCAAGCGCGGCAAGCACGATGAGCCGCGCCTGAGCGAGGTCACCAGCCTCAAGCCGGTGAACCAGTTCATGAACCTCTCGGCCTTCGCCGAACAGATGCTGGTGCACGAGAACGCCTGCGTCGCCATCCGCCGCGACATGCCGCTGGACCGTGCCGCCGTGCTCGGTTGCGCGGTAATCACCGGCACCGGCGCGGTGTTCAACACCGCCCAGGTGCGGCCGGGCGAGACCGTGGCGGTGATCGGCTGTGGCGGCATCGGCCTGTCCACCCTCAACGGCGCGGCGCTGGCCGGGGCAGGGCGGATCATCGCCATCGACCGGCTCGACTCGAAGCTGGAACTGGCGAAGACCTTCGGCGCCACCGACGTGATCAATGCCGCCGACGGCGACGCCGTGCAGCAGGTGCTGGAGCTGACCCGCGGCGGCGTGCAGCACGCCTTCGAGTGCATCGGCCTGAAGCAGACCGCCGAACAGGCCTTCGCCATGCTCGCGCGCGGCGGCAGCGCCACCGTCATCGGCATGATCAAGCCGGGCGTGAAGCTGGAGCTGAGCGGCCTGGACTTCCTCGCCGAGCGGCGCATCCAGGGCTCGTTCATGGGCTCCAACCGCTTCCCGGTGGACCTGCCGCGGCTGGTGGACTTCTACCTGCAGGGCCGGCTGAAGCTGGACGAGCTGATCTCCCAGCGCATCGGCCTCGAGCAGATCAACCAGGGCTTCGACGAGCTGCGCCGGGGCGAACTGGCACGCTCGGTCATCGTCTTCGACCAGTGA
- a CDS encoding PaaI family thioesterase — protein sequence MSASDFIEEEGAVPAGFQPMSRPGFVNNCGGVYVNLERRVVAARVLEEHLNPLGIAHGGFLATLVDTGFGTAIKLTAGSELPPATINLDMDYLSPALPGRWIEVHVQIHKLGRSICVASCDLLDGDKLLARGKGTFINNTRSLHGRAQ from the coding sequence ATGAGCGCCAGTGATTTCATCGAAGAGGAGGGCGCCGTGCCCGCCGGCTTCCAGCCCATGTCGCGGCCCGGCTTCGTCAACAACTGCGGTGGCGTGTACGTGAACCTCGAGCGCCGCGTGGTGGCGGCGCGAGTCCTCGAGGAGCACCTGAACCCGCTGGGGATTGCCCACGGCGGTTTCCTCGCGACCCTGGTCGATACCGGCTTCGGCACGGCAATCAAGCTCACCGCCGGCAGCGAACTGCCCCCGGCCACCATCAACCTCGACATGGACTACCTGAGCCCGGCGCTGCCGGGGCGCTGGATCGAAGTCCATGTGCAGATCCACAAGCTCGGCCGCAGCATCTGCGTGGCCAGTTGCGACCTGCTTGACGGCGACAAACTGCTGGCGCGCGGCAAGGGCACTTTCATCAACAACACGCGCAGCCTGCACGGCCGGGCGCAATGA
- a CDS encoding electron transfer flavoprotein subunit alpha/FixB family protein — MAILVIAEHNNGALGAATLNTVAAAQKIGGDIAVLVAGQNVGGVAEAAAKIAGVSKVLVADNVAYAHQLPENVAPLIAELGKGYSHVLAAATTNGKNFLPRVAALLDVDQISEIIEVVSADTFKRPIYAGNAIATVQSSAAVKVITVRGTGFDAVAAEGGSAAVEAVSGPADAGKSAFVGEELAKSDRPELTAARIVVSGGRGMGNGDNFSILYSLADKLGAAVGASRAAVDAGFVPNDMQVGQTGKIVAPQLYVAVGISGAIQHLAGMKDSKVIVAINKDEEAPIFQVADYGLVGDLFEAVPELQGAM; from the coding sequence ATGGCTATCCTGGTAATCGCTGAGCACAACAACGGCGCACTGGGCGCTGCCACTCTGAACACTGTCGCTGCCGCGCAGAAGATCGGTGGTGACATCGCTGTCCTGGTCGCTGGCCAGAACGTCGGTGGCGTGGCTGAAGCCGCTGCCAAGATCGCCGGTGTTTCCAAGGTGCTGGTCGCCGACAACGTTGCCTACGCTCACCAGCTGCCGGAGAACGTCGCTCCGCTGATCGCTGAGCTCGGCAAGGGTTACAGCCACGTGCTGGCCGCCGCCACCACCAACGGCAAGAACTTCCTGCCGCGCGTCGCCGCCCTGCTGGACGTCGACCAGATCTCCGAGATCATCGAAGTGGTCAGCGCCGACACCTTCAAGCGCCCGATCTATGCCGGTAACGCCATCGCTACCGTGCAGTCCTCGGCTGCGGTCAAGGTCATCACCGTGCGTGGCACCGGCTTCGACGCCGTTGCTGCCGAAGGTGGCTCCGCCGCTGTTGAAGCCGTTTCCGGCCCGGCCGATGCCGGCAAGTCCGCCTTCGTGGGCGAAGAACTGGCCAAGTCCGACCGTCCGGAGCTGACCGCTGCCAGGATCGTCGTTTCCGGCGGCCGCGGCATGGGCAATGGCGACAACTTCAGCATCCTCTACTCCCTGGCTGACAAGCTGGGCGCTGCCGTCGGCGCTTCCCGCGCTGCGGTGGATGCCGGCTTCGTGCCGAACGACATGCAGGTCGGCCAGACCGGCAAGATCGTCGCTCCGCAGCTGTACGTGGCCGTCGGTATCTCCGGCGCCATCCAGCACCTGGCGGGCATGAAGGACTCGAAAGTGATCGTTGCGATCAACAAGGACGAAGAGGCGCCGATCTTCCAGGTTGCCGACTACGGCCTGGTGGGGGACTTGTTCGAGGCGGTGCCGGAGCTGCAAGGCGCGATGTGA